A window of Formosa sp. Hel1_31_208 contains these coding sequences:
- the dinB gene encoding DNA polymerase IV, whose product MPNDLPIRKIIHVDMDAFYASVAQLDCPELRGKPIAVGGGGTRGVISAASYEARKFGVKSAMSGRLAIKLCPELIVVKTNFARYTEISKKIRKIFYDYTDLVEPLSLDEAYLDVTENKKGNPSASLIAQEIRLRIFNELNLTASAGISINKFIAKVASDYNKPNGQKTVNPEEVLDFLEQLDIRKFYGIGKVTAEKMYQKGIFTGKDLKRKSAEFLEENFGKSGRSYYDIVRGFHHSQVKPNRIRKSLAAERTFSKNLSSEIFMLEKLDYIAEEVSKRLQKNEVAGKTITLKIKYSDFTLQTRSKTLPYFISDKSLILETSKNLLYQEKLNDSVRLLGISLSNLNTEKSTNINTIVDDKNVVSAQLKFEF is encoded by the coding sequence ATGCCAAACGATTTACCAATTAGAAAAATCATTCATGTGGATATGGATGCGTTTTACGCGTCGGTAGCTCAATTGGATTGCCCAGAACTTAGAGGTAAACCTATAGCTGTTGGAGGTGGTGGAACACGAGGTGTCATAAGTGCCGCAAGTTATGAAGCTCGAAAGTTTGGTGTTAAAAGTGCCATGTCTGGAAGATTAGCCATAAAACTTTGTCCAGAACTCATAGTTGTCAAAACCAATTTTGCACGTTACACTGAAATATCCAAAAAGATTCGAAAAATATTCTACGATTATACAGATCTCGTTGAACCATTATCACTAGACGAAGCTTATTTAGATGTTACTGAAAATAAAAAAGGCAATCCAAGCGCCTCATTAATTGCTCAAGAGATTAGGTTACGAATTTTTAACGAATTAAATTTGACCGCTTCAGCAGGCATATCTATCAATAAGTTTATTGCTAAAGTTGCTAGTGACTACAATAAACCTAACGGTCAAAAAACGGTTAATCCTGAAGAGGTTCTCGACTTTTTGGAGCAACTAGACATTAGAAAATTTTATGGAATTGGGAAGGTCACTGCCGAAAAAATGTACCAAAAAGGGATTTTCACAGGCAAAGATTTAAAGCGCAAATCTGCTGAATTCTTAGAAGAAAACTTCGGAAAGTCTGGCAGATCGTATTACGATATTGTTCGTGGCTTTCACCATAGCCAAGTCAAACCTAATCGCATAAGAAAATCACTCGCTGCCGAACGTACTTTTAGTAAAAACTTATCTTCGGAAATCTTTATGCTAGAAAAACTCGATTACATCGCAGAAGAAGTGTCTAAACGTTTACAAAAAAATGAAGTGGCCGGAAAAACGATTACACTTAAAATAAAGTACAGTGATTTTACGCTTCAAACCCGAAGTAAAACCTTGCCCTATTTTATAAGTGATAAGAGTTTGATTTTAGAAACTTCAAAGAATTTACTCTATCAAGAAAAACTTAATGATTCTGTACGTTTATTAGGAATTTCCTTATCCAATTTAAATACAGAAAAGTCTACCAACATTAATACCATAGTAGATGATAAAAATGTTGTTAGTGCACAGTTGAAATTTGAATTTTAA
- a CDS encoding CYTH domain-containing protein, with translation MIEIERKFLVISEVFKTQSHRQIRIIQGFLNTDPERTVRVRLKGDKGTLTVKGISSNNGLSRFEWEREISKTDAEALLQLCEKGVIHKVRYEVDVGQHVFEVDEFSGSNSGLIIAEVELGHEDEAFEKPDWLGKEVTGDLRYYNSQLSKYPFKSWA, from the coding sequence ATGATAGAAATAGAACGTAAATTTTTAGTGATTTCAGAAGTTTTTAAAACCCAATCTCATAGACAGATTAGAATTATTCAAGGGTTTTTAAATACGGATCCAGAGCGAACTGTTAGAGTGCGACTAAAGGGTGATAAGGGGACATTAACTGTAAAAGGCATCTCTTCAAACAATGGGTTGTCACGTTTTGAGTGGGAAAGAGAAATTTCAAAAACAGATGCTGAAGCACTTTTGCAATTATGTGAAAAAGGCGTGATACATAAAGTGAGGTATGAGGTGGATGTAGGACAACATGTGTTTGAAGTTGACGAATTTTCAGGATCAAATAGTGGATTAATTATCGCTGAGGTAGAACTTGGTCATGAAGATGAAGCTTTTGAAAAGCCAGATTGGCTGGGAAAAGAAGTGACTGGAGATTTACGGTATTACAATTCGCAATTAAGTAAATATCCTTTTAAATCTTGGGCATAA